A single Fundulus heteroclitus isolate FHET01 chromosome 4, MU-UCD_Fhet_4.1, whole genome shotgun sequence DNA region contains:
- the LOC105919415 gene encoding C-C motif chemokine 13-like has translation MKILLTLCLLTFLCLLSPSSAGPVSQQLMMSLGSCCSQHSNVTVPVGKVKDLQMSPSHCKLRSVIVSTQKGKRFCLDPSGSWTQKLQREFGRERRLH, from the exons ATGAAGATCCTGCTGACTCTCTGCCTCCTGACCTTCCTCTGCCTGCTGTCTCCCAGCTCTGCAG GTCCAGTCAGTCAGCAGCTGATGATGTCCCTGGGTTCCTGCTGTTCTCAGCACAGCAACGTGACGGTTCCTGTAGGGAAGGTGAAGGACCTGCAGATGTCTCCCAGCCACTGCAAACTCCGCTCCGTCAT AGTCAGCACTCAGAAAGGGAAGCGGTTCTGCCTGGATCCCAGCGGGAGCTGGACCCAGAAACTACAGAGAGAGTTTGGCAGAGAGAGACGCCTGCACTGA